A single genomic interval of Rosistilla ulvae harbors:
- a CDS encoding CynX/NimT family MFS transporter, which produces MNLLLLAGILLVAVNLRPALASVGPLVEEIRQSTSLSSSQLGLLTTLPLIAFGVISTLTPLFTRRLGIGGTLLGALALLAFGIALRYVAWLPALYLGTLCLGIAIAFGNVLLPSITKRNFAANSGFVTSLYSSGMALGASMAAGLSIPLANGLGLGWRGALGIWAIPAAIAFVAWLPQVRRLTRSEPNRSFAKAMKDLGGSRLAWQVAFFMGLQSLTYYAVLAWLPAILISRGYDASFSGWMLSLSQGMGIVGSLIIPTIAGRKPDQRGIIWFLASVEAVGLVGLIASPAGWIAIWVSLIGLVLGGSFGLALLFIVLRTRHPETATELSGMAQSIGYLIAGTGPLVFGSLFDWTGAWTCSILFLMAVAVLKLAMGLGAAAARTVD; this is translated from the coding sequence ATGAATCTGTTGTTGCTCGCCGGCATCCTGCTTGTCGCTGTCAATCTCCGCCCGGCGTTGGCGAGTGTTGGTCCTTTGGTTGAAGAGATCCGGCAATCGACAAGCCTGTCCAGTTCGCAATTGGGCCTGCTGACGACGCTGCCGTTGATCGCGTTTGGTGTCATATCGACCCTGACTCCGCTGTTCACGCGGCGTTTGGGGATCGGCGGTACATTGCTTGGAGCGTTGGCGTTGCTAGCCTTCGGGATCGCCTTGCGATACGTCGCGTGGCTCCCCGCCCTCTATCTGGGAACGCTCTGTCTGGGGATTGCGATAGCGTTTGGGAATGTGCTGCTGCCAAGCATCACGAAACGCAACTTTGCCGCGAATTCCGGGTTTGTCACAAGTCTCTACTCGAGCGGGATGGCCTTGGGCGCGTCGATGGCAGCAGGGTTGAGTATCCCGCTGGCCAACGGCTTGGGGCTCGGATGGCGCGGTGCGCTGGGGATCTGGGCGATTCCGGCCGCGATCGCTTTTGTGGCGTGGCTGCCGCAGGTGCGTCGGTTGACGAGATCGGAGCCGAACCGAAGCTTTGCAAAAGCGATGAAAGATTTGGGCGGGTCGCGATTGGCTTGGCAGGTCGCCTTTTTTATGGGCCTCCAATCGCTCACCTACTACGCGGTCTTGGCGTGGTTGCCAGCGATCTTGATCAGCCGAGGGTATGACGCATCGTTTTCGGGCTGGATGCTCTCGCTGTCGCAAGGGATGGGGATCGTCGGTTCGTTGATCATTCCCACCATCGCGGGACGCAAGCCGGACCAGCGTGGCATTATTTGGTTCCTCGCCTCGGTGGAGGCGGTTGGACTTGTTGGTTTGATAGCCAGTCCGGCGGGCTGGATCGCGATCTGGGTTTCGTTGATCGGTCTTGTTTTGGGCGGATCGTTTGGGTTGGCCCTGCTGTTTATCGTGCTGCGAACCCGGCACCCAGAGACGGCGACCGAGTTGTCGGGGATGGCTCAATCGATCGGCTATTTGATCGCCGGGACAGGTCCCCTGGTGTTCGGCAGCCTGTTCGATTGGACGGGAGCCTGGACCTGCTCGATTCTCTTTCTGATGGCCGTTGCGGTGCTGAAGCTGGCGATGGGCTTGGGAGCTGCCGCGGCGAGAACCGTCGATTAG
- the ltrA gene encoding group II intron reverse transcriptase/maturase — translation MLSTLVERRLKHGKWHSLIDKVTSELNLFQAARKVTAKDGAAGVDGQDCEAFEEGLIVETRKLGGQITGGHYTPSPVRRVHIPKPGTPNQTRPLGIPTVRDRVVQTALVHVIEPILDNEFHERSFGFRHGRSAHDALRIVEQKIEEGYVYVVDADLKGYFDSIPRDKLMRLLKQHIADSKVIELIEAFLGSGIMEDLHLHNPIAGVPQGAVLSPVLSNLYLNDLDHTIAGEGFEMVRYADDFVVLCRSEFEAEVALEEIKKWVKKAGLTLHSGKTKIVDSREKSFVFLGYSFRGDKIYPRAESLSKMKSRIVELTQRKRPGSIQRIALELSRVLRGWFAYFRHCRWTIFKDLDAKIRGRLRRLLLQRHRKNPARLPRTQRWPNAYFTAAGLYSLREAHNRFAQSLSGAY, via the coding sequence ATGTTGTCGACACTCGTCGAAAGACGATTGAAACACGGCAAATGGCATTCGCTGATCGACAAAGTCACTTCGGAGCTGAACCTGTTTCAAGCCGCCCGCAAGGTGACGGCTAAAGACGGTGCAGCGGGCGTCGACGGCCAGGACTGTGAAGCGTTCGAGGAGGGCTTGATCGTGGAAACACGCAAGCTCGGCGGACAAATCACAGGTGGTCACTACACGCCCTCGCCGGTGCGTCGGGTTCACATTCCCAAACCGGGAACGCCGAACCAGACACGGCCTTTGGGCATTCCGACGGTCCGTGACCGCGTCGTGCAAACGGCGTTGGTCCATGTGATCGAGCCAATCCTGGACAACGAATTTCACGAGCGAAGCTTCGGCTTTCGCCACGGACGTTCAGCTCACGATGCACTTCGCATCGTGGAGCAGAAGATCGAGGAAGGCTATGTGTATGTAGTCGATGCGGACCTGAAGGGTTACTTCGATTCGATCCCCCGGGACAAGCTGATGCGGTTGCTCAAGCAGCACATTGCCGATTCCAAAGTGATCGAATTGATCGAAGCGTTTCTCGGCAGCGGCATCATGGAAGACTTGCACTTACACAACCCGATCGCGGGCGTGCCTCAAGGTGCGGTTCTTTCACCGGTGTTGTCGAACTTGTACTTGAATGACCTGGATCACACGATCGCCGGTGAAGGTTTTGAAATGGTGCGCTATGCCGACGACTTCGTCGTGCTGTGTCGCAGCGAGTTCGAGGCGGAAGTGGCGCTCGAGGAGATCAAGAAGTGGGTCAAGAAAGCGGGTTTAACGCTGCACAGCGGGAAAACGAAGATCGTCGATAGTCGAGAGAAGAGCTTCGTCTTTCTGGGTTATTCATTTCGCGGGGACAAGATCTATCCTCGTGCGGAAAGCCTATCGAAAATGAAGTCACGGATAGTCGAACTGACGCAGCGTAAGCGGCCCGGCTCGATCCAGCGGATCGCGTTGGAGTTGAGTCGCGTGCTTCGTGGATGGTTCGCCTACTTCCGCCACTGTCGGTGGACGATCTTCAAGGATTTGGACGCGAAGATTCGCGGGCGGCTTCGGCGTTTGTTATTGCAGCGTCACCGCAAGAACCCAGCTCGTCTGCCACGGACTCAGCGTTGGCCGAATGCATATTTTACGGCCGCGGGTCTCTATAGTCTGCGAGAGGCCCACAACCGTTTCGCGCAATCCCTTTCGGGGGCCTACTGA
- a CDS encoding sigma-70 family RNA polymerase sigma factor produces the protein MRFVRQFDCHEAAIRAYVRRLIPSRIDADDVVQEVAVVLWEKLDDFDEEGNFRSWAFSIARFKALAWIRDKGRQNMVLDMDVVSTLADEAERDESDLERQRHALRSCLKKLPAEQRRLVANAYHRDARMEDLAASSGRSAAGFYQWLYRTRQILLECIQRQLASEANK, from the coding sequence ATGCGTTTTGTTCGCCAGTTTGATTGTCACGAGGCAGCAATTCGCGCGTATGTTCGTCGCCTGATTCCATCGCGGATTGATGCCGACGACGTTGTCCAAGAAGTCGCCGTTGTGCTTTGGGAAAAACTGGATGATTTCGACGAGGAGGGCAATTTTCGATCCTGGGCGTTCAGTATCGCACGTTTCAAAGCGTTGGCTTGGATTCGAGACAAGGGGCGACAAAACATGGTGCTCGACATGGATGTCGTCAGTACGTTGGCTGATGAGGCGGAACGGGACGAGAGTGATCTAGAGAGGCAGCGGCATGCGTTAAGATCGTGCCTTAAAAAGCTGCCCGCTGAACAGCGTCGTCTAGTGGCAAACGCCTATCACCGAGATGCCAGGATGGAGGATTTGGCCGCATCGAGCGGACGTTCGGCTGCCGGCTTTTACCAATGGCTTTACCGTACCCGGCAGATCCTGTTGGAATGCATCCAACGCCAACTCGCAAGCGAGGCAAATAAATGA
- a CDS encoding DUF1559 domain-containing protein, protein MTKRKLSAGFTLVELLVVIAIIGILVGLLLPAVQAAREAARRMQCSNNLKQIGIAFHNYHDTYQSFPFGSRVMNNGSSGFGPSWWAGLLPFVEQQALFDRLNLSISNAGWSANASVLTRKPAPMMACPSYPGEVEGGEYGDTWDSKSTYVGISGAAITSPGFTESRVSTCCGCCSHSGSANDGILAAGGVLIANKSLRFRDITDGTSNTLMVSEIGGAMYTANSSSYTTIDGERVWVTPAGLHGWLMGTANTGQTPTDRVFNLTTIRYEPNSANYDRPGININHGPNIPLTSTHPGGVMGLNGDGHVSFIAETMNLDTLKLAATRDDGQTIDLNN, encoded by the coding sequence ATGACGAAACGTAAATTGTCAGCTGGTTTCACATTGGTGGAATTGCTTGTCGTCATCGCCATCATTGGGATCCTTGTCGGCTTGCTGTTGCCGGCGGTTCAGGCGGCACGAGAGGCTGCGCGCCGGATGCAGTGTTCCAATAATCTGAAGCAAATCGGTATCGCCTTCCATAACTACCACGACACGTACCAATCGTTCCCGTTTGGGTCGCGTGTTATGAACAATGGTTCGAGTGGCTTTGGTCCCTCGTGGTGGGCAGGGCTGTTGCCTTTCGTAGAACAACAAGCACTTTTTGATCGACTGAACCTGAGCATCAGCAATGCAGGTTGGAGCGCGAACGCGTCCGTCTTGACCAGAAAACCAGCCCCAATGATGGCCTGCCCATCGTATCCCGGCGAGGTTGAGGGAGGGGAATACGGTGATACCTGGGACTCTAAGTCGACTTACGTCGGTATTTCGGGAGCCGCCATTACCAGCCCCGGGTTTACGGAATCACGCGTCTCGACGTGTTGCGGTTGCTGTTCGCACAGCGGTAGCGCAAACGATGGGATTTTGGCAGCGGGGGGCGTTCTGATTGCCAACAAGTCACTCCGCTTCCGGGATATTACCGACGGAACAAGCAACACCTTGATGGTCTCCGAAATCGGTGGCGCTATGTATACCGCAAACTCGTCGTCCTATACGACGATTGATGGCGAACGCGTTTGGGTGACGCCAGCGGGCCTCCACGGGTGGCTCATGGGGACTGCAAATACCGGGCAGACTCCGACCGATCGCGTCTTCAATCTCACGACGATCAGGTACGAACCGAATTCTGCGAACTATGACCGTCCCGGTATCAATATCAACCACGGACCCAATATTCCATTGACTTCAACGCATCCAGGCGGAGTGATGGGGCTCAATGGAGATGGCCATGTTTCGTTTATCGCAGAGACGATGAACCTCGACACTCTGAAACTAGCAGCGACACGAGACGATGGTCAGACCATCGACTTAAACAATTAA